The sequence TTTTCCTTGGCTATTTTATAAGATTTTTCCTGTAGTTTTAAAATAAAAAACTCAAATAATCCCTCTTTAAAAGCACAATCATAAATATAGTCATTGTCCTTAAAACCTGCATCACTAAAATCCTTTATAATTTTATAACCATATATTAAATTATTCTTTAAATTTATTACTGGAATAAATTTAAAGGTTGTTTTTTCTACTACATTTCTAAAATCAATATCTTTCTCCAAAGCACACCACCTAATCGCATTTTATCTTTACCTCTTTTATACTATTTATTAACAAATTAAGATCCACATATCTATATTCTTCTAATCTATCCTTTGAATGTTTTTCTAAATCTGGCTGAGGCAATTTTTCTGATATTTTTAAAGCTCCTTTTATCATGTTCAAAGAATTAATCCCACTTATGTCCAAATCCTTTGAAATTAATATTGATTTAAATGGATTTTCTATGTTCGCTATATTATATATTATAGGATCACTTAATAGCTTGTGCCCCTTTAAGACGTATTTATAAACTTCCGCTAAAACTTTTGTTAAATTAGCCTCTTTTAAATAAATAACATCATCAGTTTCTTTATAAAAATGAAAAACTTTTTTGTTATTTGT comes from Fusobacterium sp. IOR10 and encodes:
- a CDS encoding GrdX family protein, with the protein product MKFKIITNNKKVFHFYKETDDVIYLKEANLTKVLAEVYKYVLKGHKLLSDPIIYNIANIENPFKSILISKDLDISGINSLNMIKGALKISEKLPQPDLEKHSKDRLEEYRYVDLNLLINSIKEVKIKCD